Proteins from a single region of Elusimicrobiaceae bacterium:
- a CDS encoding tetratricopeptide repeat protein has translation MENMEALQAFIDDGKPSLAYEILSKLKTHSAATARMTADALRMLGRFDEAIKWYRQAGLTEKDPENKAWLLLGLAACLRTLGSGKRAYKAAVKAGEAARDLEIDELLVAAELEAALALRAQGEFEQSLSGLKDVFNTYLANSDYQGMGYVHWAIGGVYRLQGRLDLAVHEFSRAITLAKKTGDETALGYAYFGLAGASRIAGNIADSEKFYRLADTIFKDSDDTFARAYVNCGLANALRQKGVYDEAFTRYTEADRLYSSINDEPDLGFVKWGLGSILLKRGELKKAFEQFKLAEKLFSKYDEKRGQLLTQFSLACADYLLGNRRQAATRFDRAYKTAQKEGLYTYLESFT, from the coding sequence ATGGAAAACATGGAAGCATTGCAGGCGTTTATAGACGATGGCAAGCCGTCGCTCGCGTATGAAATCCTGTCAAAACTCAAAACACACAGCGCCGCAACCGCCCGCATGACAGCGGATGCACTGCGGATGCTGGGCCGCTTCGACGAAGCCATCAAATGGTACCGGCAGGCAGGCCTTACGGAAAAAGATCCCGAAAACAAAGCCTGGCTGCTGCTGGGACTGGCCGCCTGCCTGCGCACGCTCGGCAGCGGAAAACGGGCTTACAAGGCCGCGGTCAAAGCCGGCGAAGCCGCGCGCGACCTTGAAATAGACGAACTGCTGGTCGCGGCCGAGCTTGAAGCCGCGCTCGCGCTGCGGGCGCAGGGCGAATTCGAGCAGTCGCTTTCCGGGCTGAAAGACGTTTTCAACACCTATCTGGCAAACAGCGATTATCAGGGTATGGGCTATGTGCACTGGGCCATCGGCGGGGTTTACCGGCTGCAGGGGCGGCTCGACCTGGCGGTGCATGAATTCAGCCGCGCAATCACTCTGGCGAAAAAAACCGGCGACGAAACCGCGCTGGGCTACGCCTATTTCGGACTGGCGGGCGCTTCGCGCATCGCGGGCAATATAGCCGACTCTGAAAAGTTCTACCGCCTGGCGGACACTATTTTTAAAGATTCGGACGACACTTTCGCCCGCGCCTACGTTAACTGCGGGCTAGCCAACGCGCTGCGCCAGAAAGGCGTGTACGATGAAGCCTTCACCCGCTACACCGAAGCCGACCGGCTGTATTCCTCGATCAACGACGAGCCGGATCTCGGCTTTGTCAAATGGGGGCTGGGCAGCATTCTGCTTAAACGGGGCGAACTGAAAAAAGCGTTCGAACAGTTCAAACTGGCCGAAAAACTGTTTTCAAAATATGACGAGAAACGAGGCCAGCTGCTCACCCAGTTTTCACTCGCTTGCGCCGATTACCTGCTCGGCAACCGCCGGCAGGCCGCGACCCGGTTTGACCGGGCCTATAAAACCGCGCAGAAAGAAGGCCTGTATACATATCTGGAGTCTTTCACTTAA